The DNA region GCTTATGAAAAAGCAATTCAAATTCAGCCAGATTATCTAGATGCTTGGAGTGGTAGAGGTTTTACCTTACAAAAATTACAACGATTTCCTGAAGCGATCGCAGCTTTTGATAAAGCTTTACAACTCCATGATGATTACCCAGAAATTTGGAATGCGAAGGGTGAAGTATTTAGCGAATTAAAGCAATACGATAACGCAATTAAAGCTTACGATAAAGCCATAGATTTAAAATCTGATTATGTCGAAGCTTGGTATAGTAAAGGCTTGGCATGGCAAAATTTAAAAAATTACGAGGAAGCGATCGCAGCGTACGACAAAGCCTTAGAAATTAAATCTGATTATTACCAAGCATGGTATAATCGTGGCAATGCTTTGGTAAATTTAAACCGCTACGAAGACGCTTTTACAGCTTATGATAAAGCAGTACAATATCAGCCCAGTTATTATCCAGCTTGGTTATCTAGAGGTAACGTTTTGATTACCTTACGCCGCTATGCAGAAGCCGTAGAATCATTTAATCAAGTCATTAAAAATGACCCAGATAATTACCAAGCATGGTATAATCTTGGGTGGTCGAAACATCAATTACAACGCTATCAAGAAGCCATCACAGCATATAATAAAGCCGCCAGTATTAAACGCAACGATGAGCAACTGTGGTACAGCTTGGGTAATTCTCAATACAATTTGCAGCAATATCCAGAAGCGATCGCAGCTTATAATCGAGCATTACGCTACAATCCCAAACATTACGAAAGTTGGTACAGCCGAGGCAATGCCTTACTCAATTTAAACCGCTATCCAGAAGCGATCGCATCTTATAATCAAGCTATTAAATATAAACCAGATTATCAAGAAGCGATCGCTGCACGTAATCAAGCCGAGAATCAACTACACAAAGATAAATCAAAACCCATTATCGTTCCTACAATACCCAATTCAAATTAAAAATATAGCGTTTATCAGTTATGTCGGTTTGCGTTCCTCCACCCAACCTTGATCAAAATAGTGTTCACCAGACACAAAATTATTCCTGTGCGTCGGCTGTTTGCAAAAGTTTGACGATATCTTGATAGCCGTTAAATTCTGCCAGCATCAAAGCTGTATAACCACCACGATTTTTTAAATTGGGGTTTGCACCAGCTTGGAGTAATATCTGCACAGTTTTAGTGTAGCCTCCAGAGGCAGCCCACATTAATGCTGTGGCTCCGGCTATGTCTTGAAAATTGACATTTGCGCCTTTGGCTACTAACAGTTGAATGATTTCTATGTCATTGCGTTTAGCAGCTTTGAGTAATGCTGTCTGGCTATCATTCCCTAAAGTATTGGGATTAGCGCCATAGTCTAATAATACTTTGACTGTTTTGGTGTGTCCCAAGGATATGGCGGCCATTAAAGGAATTTCTAATTCTCGATATGAGTTTGCACTAGAACGCAGCAAGGCTTCGAGAATTTGGCTGTGTCCTTGCAATACAGAGACTAATATGGGTGTGTCGCCTAAGTTATTTCTCAGTTGGACATTTGCACCGTGGCTTAGTAAAACTTGCACTACCTCAAGATGTCCTTCCACAACGGCAATATGTAATGCTGTTTCACCGTCTTTGTCTTGCAGATTCACTTGGGCATCTTTTTCTAGTAAAGCAGAAGCGATCGCACTATTACCAGCCGCCGCCGCCGCTAATAATGCTGTACCACCATCGCTGTTTTGTAAGTTAACATCTGCGCCAGCCGCTAACAATGCTTGGACAATTCCTAAATTTCCCACATCCGCCGCAATCATCAACAGTGTTTCGCCATCTTCATCTTGAATATTTACATCTGCATCATTTTGTGATGCGAGTTGCACAACCGCGAGGTGTCCTTGTTTGACTGCCAATTTCAAAGCAGTGTCATCATCTTTATCAGCAATATTTACCTTCGCGCCAGCAGCGAGTAATATTTGGACTATTTCTATATAACCTTTGAGTGCAGCTGCCATTAAGGCGGTGCTGCCATCTTCGTTGATAGCATTAACATCAGCACCTCTAGATATTAAAAGCTGCACAATATCTGTTTGTTTATTACTTGCAGCCAACATCAACGCTGTTAAACCATAGCGTTTTCTGGGTAAGTTGATATTTGCCCCGGCATCTAAAAGCGATCGCACAATTTCGGTGTAGCCTAAATTAGCAGCATACATTAATGCCGTCGTCCCATCGCGATCGCACGCATCTATATTGACACCAGCCGCTAAAATCTCACTCAGCCGCTTGATATCTCCACTTTTCGCAGCCTTCAGCAGCAAGACATCGTTGTTTTCCGTCATGAATCAAATCCTGCCCAGGCGGTTTTATCATCTATAGTTTGAAATTCTTTAAGTACTTTTGCAATAGGCTGGTATTGAGAATCTACATCTACCCCATATCCCGCCTGAGAATAAATTCTCAGTCTCATAGCACAAGTCCGTTGAAACGGACTGAAATACTGTCCTAGTCAGATAAATCTGACTTTAGCTATTGGCGAAGAAATTTATTTCTTCGCGGGATAATGTACCCAGTCCATCACGCCTAATTAATTACAAATTACGAACTCCGAATTACGAATTACCCTTAGACTTGTGCTAATTTTTATTAAGATTTAAGAATTGAGCGAGAACACAATGAGTCTGGAACTGTCTCCCGTGGTGAAATACTGGCTTAACTTTTTCCACCCGCTAATCATGTGGGTACTTTTGGCGCTTTCACTTTATGCTGCTTATTTGGGATTGCAAGTACAGCGTACCAGAAACGCTCAAGGTGAAGAAAAGAAAGAACTGATTAAAGGCAAATTTAACATCAAACACTACCAAATGGGGTCTATCATCTTAGCTTTGATGGTAGCTGGTGCAGTTGGTGGGATGGCTGTTACCTATATTAACAACGGCAAGTTATTTGTCGGGCCGCACTTACTGGCGGGGCTAGGAATGACTAGTTTAGTAGCGTTTTCTGCTTCCCTCTCTCCTTTTATGCAAAAAGGCGCAAATTGGGCAAGAATCACGCATATATTGTTAAATTTTGCGATTTTAGGTCTATTTACTTGGCAGGCTATTACTGGCGTGCAGATTGTACAAAGAATTTTGAGTAATGCTTAGTTAACAGTCAAATGAATTATGAAGTCTAAAATTATTTTTTCAGACTTCATAATTCATACTTCAGACTTTAGTTGATTCAACGCTTCTTTTTAGAATTAGCAGGAAAAGGTATGCCCAAAGACTGATGAAAGTCTTCTTGAACTTTGCGGGTTAAGCGGCGAGAGACTTGCCGAACAATTTGATTTAGTAAGCGATCGCCTGTAGATTGGATGAGAGACTGGGGCAATCGTTGGATAAATCTGGGAAAGTGAAGATAAACCTTTAAATCTAAATCCCATTCAACCCGCGTCACCGTACTGGAAATCGCCGTATCATCATTGGGATACTCTTTTAATTGCATTGATGCTCGATAATCTACATCGTAACCAGGTGCTTGATAGTCAGGAATGGGGATCGTCCGAATGCGATATATTCCTTCTTCTGGTGGTAAAAGTTCTAAACCAACTTTCGGCTCCACTTCATAACC from Aulosira sp. FACHB-615 includes:
- a CDS encoding ankyrin repeat domain-containing protein yields the protein MTENNDVLLLKAAKSGDIKRLSEILAAGVNIDACDRDGTTALMYAANLGYTEIVRSLLDAGANINLPRKRYGLTALMLAASNKQTDIVQLLISRGADVNAINEDGSTALMAAALKGYIEIVQILLAAGAKVNIADKDDDTALKLAVKQGHLAVVQLASQNDADVNIQDEDGETLLMIAADVGNLGIVQALLAAGADVNLQNSDGGTALLAAAAAGNSAIASALLEKDAQVNLQDKDGETALHIAVVEGHLEVVQVLLSHGANVQLRNNLGDTPILVSVLQGHSQILEALLRSSANSYRELEIPLMAAISLGHTKTVKVLLDYGANPNTLGNDSQTALLKAAKRNDIEIIQLLVAKGANVNFQDIAGATALMWAASGGYTKTVQILLQAGANPNLKNRGGYTALMLAEFNGYQDIVKLLQTADAQE
- a CDS encoding DUF4079 domain-containing protein: MSLELSPVVKYWLNFFHPLIMWVLLALSLYAAYLGLQVQRTRNAQGEEKKELIKGKFNIKHYQMGSIILALMVAGAVGGMAVTYINNGKLFVGPHLLAGLGMTSLVAFSASLSPFMQKGANWARITHILLNFAILGLFTWQAITGVQIVQRILSNA
- a CDS encoding DUF1997 domain-containing protein: MLSTNGEYQSLDIKETVLPVEANLVETDHVVSDTNFDHQTRFCGCYSDYMEMYAPVDQVAEYLNAHSSWFVRCAEPMKVQPLGENGYALIIGRFGSFGYEVEPKVGLELLPPEEGIYRIRTIPIPDYQAPGYDVDYRASMQLKEYPNDDTAISSTVTRVEWDLDLKVYLHFPRFIQRLPQSLIQSTGDRLLNQIVRQVSRRLTRKVQEDFHQSLGIPFPANSKKKR